A window of the Arenibacter algicola genome harbors these coding sequences:
- a CDS encoding zinc-dependent metalloprotease, with protein MIKNLLAKALFTFVLIGCFHTVEAQIFKKKDAKSESSDTKEKSKKGEIEPYEKVITKDAKTDKGLFDVHVVDESHYYEIPDSLFNKEMLMVSRISKTATGIGFGGGKINTKVLRWEKLPKKVLLRVVSYDIVAADSLPVSEAVVNSNFEPVLYSFDIKAFKKDSLHPATVIQVNDLFEKDVNALGMPEHYRKEYKVSRLDDSRSYISTLKSYPLNIEARHVKTYVASNPPSNGSLGSISIEINNSMILLPEEPMKRRYFDKRVGWFARGQVDYGLDAQESKTVRFLDRWRLEVKEEDIEKFKNGELVEPKKPIVYYVDRATPKSWVPFIKQGIEDWQIAFEAAGFKNAILAKDPPTPEEDPEWSPEDVRYSVVRYLASPIPNANGPHVSDPRTGEILESDINWYHNVMTLLRNWFFVQTAAINPDARGVAFKEEVMGRLIRFVSAHEVGHTLGLPHNMGSSVAYPVDSLRSASFTKKYGTAPSIMDYARFNYIAQPGDEGVALMPEIGIYDKYAIGWGYRPILDKSDKEEKQTLDSWILKHAGDPLYRFGHQQVGDVVDPSSQTEDLGDDAIKASAYGIENLKRITPKLIEWTAENGKEYDDLNTMYGQVISQFNRYMGHVSNNIGGVYEQYKTYDQEGAVYTPVDREHQRNCLLFVQEQLFQTPEWLIVPNIFNKIEYSGSVERIRSLQVRTLDNILSLGKMARMIENQTLNGTEAYSLLEMMGDLRKGLWSETRNGSKIDTYRRNLQKAHIERLAFLMTADNESKKGDSGGYQKSTPINTGQSDIRSIARAELNILRKDLKNAINRTIDPMTKYHLQDAVDRIELILDPNA; from the coding sequence ATGATTAAAAATTTACTCGCGAAAGCGTTATTTACATTTGTACTTATAGGATGCTTCCATACTGTAGAAGCACAAATTTTTAAAAAGAAGGATGCGAAATCTGAATCGTCCGACACCAAGGAAAAATCCAAAAAAGGAGAAATAGAACCCTATGAAAAGGTAATCACCAAAGATGCCAAAACGGATAAGGGCCTTTTTGATGTGCATGTAGTAGATGAAAGTCATTACTACGAAATACCGGACTCCCTTTTTAACAAGGAAATGCTAATGGTAAGCAGAATTTCCAAAACAGCTACGGGTATTGGCTTCGGAGGTGGAAAAATAAATACCAAGGTGCTAAGATGGGAGAAGTTGCCCAAAAAAGTCCTGCTTAGGGTAGTAAGCTATGATATTGTTGCCGCCGATTCACTCCCGGTTAGTGAAGCCGTGGTAAACTCCAATTTTGAACCTGTATTATATTCATTCGATATCAAGGCTTTTAAGAAAGACAGCTTGCATCCTGCTACGGTTATCCAAGTGAACGATCTCTTTGAGAAAGATGTAAATGCCCTGGGCATGCCGGAACATTATCGCAAGGAATATAAGGTTTCACGTTTGGACGACTCCAGAAGCTATATAAGCACCCTAAAAAGTTATCCCTTAAATATTGAGGCAAGACATGTAAAGACCTATGTGGCCAGTAACCCTCCTTCCAATGGAAGTTTGGGGTCTATTTCGATTGAAATAAACAATTCCATGATTTTGCTCCCGGAAGAACCAATGAAACGCCGTTATTTCGATAAACGAGTTGGTTGGTTTGCCAGGGGTCAGGTGGATTATGGCCTGGATGCCCAGGAGAGCAAAACCGTGCGCTTTCTTGACCGTTGGAGGCTGGAAGTGAAAGAAGAGGATATTGAAAAATTTAAAAACGGAGAACTTGTAGAGCCCAAAAAGCCCATTGTATATTATGTAGACAGGGCTACACCAAAAAGTTGGGTTCCCTTTATAAAACAGGGCATTGAGGACTGGCAGATTGCTTTTGAGGCTGCCGGCTTCAAAAATGCTATTTTGGCCAAAGACCCCCCAACTCCCGAAGAAGATCCAGAATGGTCCCCAGAAGACGTGCGTTATTCCGTAGTTCGCTATTTGGCGTCCCCTATTCCCAATGCGAACGGACCCCATGTAAGTGACCCCAGGACCGGTGAAATATTGGAATCCGATATCAATTGGTACCATAATGTAATGACCTTGTTAAGAAACTGGTTTTTTGTACAAACTGCTGCCATTAACCCCGATGCCAGGGGTGTTGCTTTTAAGGAGGAGGTCATGGGCCGCCTAATTAGATTTGTGTCTGCGCACGAAGTTGGCCATACGCTAGGTTTGCCCCACAACATGGGCAGTAGTGTAGCCTATCCAGTCGATTCGCTCCGCTCCGCTTCCTTCACCAAAAAGTACGGTACGGCGCCATCTATAATGGACTATGCCAGATTCAACTATATTGCCCAACCAGGAGACGAGGGTGTAGCCCTTATGCCAGAAATAGGCATATACGACAAGTATGCCATTGGTTGGGGATACCGACCCATTTTGGATAAATCGGACAAAGAGGAAAAGCAAACCTTGGATAGCTGGATCCTAAAACACGCCGGTGATCCATTATACAGATTTGGTCACCAACAAGTAGGAGATGTGGTTGATCCAAGTTCGCAGACCGAAGATTTGGGAGACGACGCCATAAAGGCAAGTGCCTACGGTATTGAAAATCTTAAGCGAATAACTCCAAAACTAATTGAATGGACGGCCGAAAACGGAAAGGAATATGACGATCTAAACACCATGTACGGCCAGGTAATTTCCCAATTTAATAGATATATGGGGCATGTTAGCAATAATATTGGCGGTGTTTATGAGCAGTATAAGACCTATGATCAGGAAGGGGCTGTCTATACCCCTGTTGACAGGGAGCATCAAAGAAACTGCCTGCTATTTGTTCAGGAACAATTATTCCAAACTCCAGAATGGTTGATCGTTCCAAACATTTTTAATAAAATAGAGTATTCAGGTTCAGTAGAGCGCATAAGAAGCCTGCAAGTTAGAACACTGGACAATATATTGAGTTTAGGCAAAATGGCCAGGATGATCGAGAACCAAACTCTGAACGGTACAGAGGCCTATTCCCTGTTGGAAATGATGGGCGACCTTAGAAAAGGGCTGTGGTCCGAAACACGAAATGGGAGCAAAATTGACACCTATAGAAGAAATCTACAAAAGGCACATATTGAAAGGTTGGCCTTTTTGATGACCGCTGACAACGAAAGCAAAAAGGGAGATTCTGGAGGATATCAAAAATCCACGCCGATCAACACCGGTCAGTCCGATATTCGCTCAATTGCAAGAGCGGAATTGAATATTCTTAGAAAAGACCTAAAAAATGCAATCAATAGAACAATAGATCCCATGACTAAGTATCATTTACAAGATGCAGTGGACCGGATAGAATTGATTTTGGACCCCAACGCTTAG
- a CDS encoding c-type cytochrome domain-containing protein, giving the protein MDVIQQLIGRLHPLVVHLPIGFILAALLLQWYDRKNNEWSKIIGILFQWAFIFATIACISGYLLYKGEGYSFDTVKFHLWLGIVTALFSLLMYLRLAAPSKIDFIKRVPVVLFSYSLLFLISFTGHLGGNITHGSDYLIEPLPNSIKSLLGVGPEVYEMPTLEEENWEEAILYTDLVQPILNTRCVSCHNTKKEKGELLLEEEIGILKGGENGAIIEPNDPENSALYARLILPLDHEDHMPPKDKDQPSKEELDIIKTWIANGNSFDKSIGEMGLKKELFHSFFPKKKDDTYPDVVVAEVSADTISAIKNKGFHVERVNEESKFLKVSCINKPTFSDGDFELLTSLINQIVYLDLGETQVTDAIFEKLSTLPHLTVLKLDNTAVTGRNIETLEKLEYLKNLNLMGTNFEEVHLPKLKEFKKLQIVYLFNTPVKKPDQVSKPKEGELFIDYGGYDLPKIATDSIVF; this is encoded by the coding sequence ATGGATGTTATTCAACAATTAATAGGGCGCTTACACCCCCTTGTAGTGCATTTACCAATAGGATTCATTCTTGCCGCCTTACTGTTGCAATGGTATGATAGAAAGAATAATGAATGGTCCAAAATAATTGGAATCCTATTTCAATGGGCATTTATTTTCGCGACCATAGCCTGTATTAGTGGCTATCTGCTTTATAAAGGCGAAGGATATTCCTTTGATACTGTAAAATTTCATTTATGGCTGGGTATTGTTACCGCCCTGTTTTCTCTGTTGATGTATCTTAGGTTGGCAGCACCCTCAAAAATCGATTTTATAAAGCGAGTGCCGGTGGTCCTTTTTTCCTACTCACTATTATTTCTAATATCGTTCACCGGGCATCTTGGGGGAAATATTACCCACGGATCGGACTACCTCATTGAACCTCTGCCCAACAGTATAAAATCCCTATTGGGCGTTGGCCCGGAAGTTTATGAAATGCCTACCCTGGAAGAAGAAAATTGGGAAGAGGCAATACTTTACACAGACCTTGTACAACCCATCCTCAATACTAGATGCGTAAGCTGTCACAACACCAAAAAAGAAAAGGGGGAATTGCTATTGGAGGAAGAAATTGGAATTCTTAAGGGAGGTGAAAATGGGGCGATTATTGAGCCGAACGACCCCGAGAACAGCGCCCTCTACGCCAGATTAATATTGCCACTGGACCATGAAGACCACATGCCACCAAAAGATAAGGATCAGCCCTCCAAGGAAGAATTGGATATTATTAAAACTTGGATAGCCAATGGCAATTCTTTTGACAAGAGTATTGGGGAAATGGGCTTAAAAAAGGAATTGTTCCACTCGTTTTTTCCAAAGAAAAAAGATGACACCTACCCGGACGTAGTGGTTGCAGAAGTATCTGCAGATACCATTTCGGCCATAAAGAATAAAGGCTTCCACGTAGAAAGAGTCAACGAAGAAAGTAAGTTCCTAAAGGTGTCCTGTATCAACAAACCTACTTTTTCGGATGGAGATTTTGAGCTGCTGACTTCGCTTATAAATCAGATCGTATACCTAGACCTGGGTGAAACCCAAGTTACGGATGCCATTTTTGAGAAACTAAGCACCTTGCCCCACCTAACGGTATTAAAGTTGGACAATACTGCGGTAACAGGAAGAAATATAGAAACTTTGGAAAAACTGGAGTATCTTAAAAACTTGAACCTTATGGGAACAAATTTTGAAGAGGTACATCTCCCAAAATTAAAAGAGTTTAAAAAATTACAGATTGTATATCTGTTCAATACCCCTGTTAAAAAACCAGATCAAGTAAGCAAACCGAAAGAAGGGGAATTATTTATAGATTACGGAGGTTACGACCTTCCGAAAATAGCCACAGATTCCATAGTTTTTTAG
- a CDS encoding SLC13 family permease — MDLSKKLGLLLGPIFFFILLNLPNTLVSEKGDAVIAVAVWMVVWWITEAVSISVAALLPLILFPLLKIMPINDVGANYGSPIIFLFFGGFVMALALEKVNLHKRIALNIIRITGTTPNKVVLGFMIATAALSMWISNTASTVVMLPIAMSVIGLLVNDADGFTKDDRNFALNVMLGIAFSANAGGIATVIGTPPNSILIGLLENEYNIEISFLKWMVVGLPFSTILVTICYLVLVKWFFPNKQLKFTGSKQIIQEELKKLGPTSRKEKMVLTIFGITVFLWIFRTLINSIFPSLGLSDTIISMIAAVSLFAIPFNFKKGDFIIGWSDTEKLAWGILILFGGGLALAEGMSTSGIVDMVANAISTSDISILFTASLLILLMLFMTELMSNVALVAVLAPVVAGIAIGLGVPVLYLLIPVTIASSCAFMLPMATPPNAIVFASGYIKVYQMARVGIVLNLISVVLLILLFQFVIPLLF; from the coding sequence ATGGATTTGAGCAAAAAATTAGGATTATTATTAGGCCCTATCTTCTTTTTTATTCTTCTAAATTTACCTAATACCCTAGTCTCCGAAAAAGGCGATGCGGTAATCGCCGTGGCGGTCTGGATGGTAGTTTGGTGGATAACCGAAGCCGTATCCATTTCGGTGGCGGCCCTGTTGCCCCTTATTTTGTTTCCCCTCCTAAAGATTATGCCCATCAACGACGTAGGCGCCAACTATGGAAGTCCCATCATTTTTCTGTTTTTTGGAGGCTTTGTAATGGCCCTGGCTCTGGAAAAAGTGAACTTACATAAACGTATTGCCCTCAACATCATAAGAATTACCGGAACTACACCGAACAAGGTAGTCCTAGGGTTTATGATCGCTACGGCTGCTTTAAGCATGTGGATCAGCAATACCGCAAGTACTGTGGTTATGCTCCCCATTGCCATGTCCGTTATCGGACTTTTGGTAAACGATGCCGATGGCTTTACCAAGGATGATCGCAATTTTGCCCTCAATGTAATGTTGGGAATCGCCTTTTCCGCAAACGCCGGGGGCATAGCAACCGTTATCGGAACCCCGCCAAATTCAATTCTAATTGGTTTACTGGAAAACGAATACAATATTGAAATCTCCTTTCTTAAATGGATGGTTGTTGGATTGCCATTTTCAACCATTCTGGTAACCATTTGTTATCTAGTCCTTGTAAAATGGTTTTTTCCCAATAAGCAATTAAAATTTACAGGTTCCAAACAGATTATTCAGGAAGAATTAAAAAAATTGGGACCTACGAGCCGTAAAGAAAAAATGGTGCTCACTATCTTTGGAATAACGGTTTTCCTATGGATATTTAGAACATTGATCAACAGTATTTTTCCGTCCTTAGGATTATCGGACACCATCATAAGTATGATAGCCGCGGTTTCCCTCTTTGCGATTCCCTTTAACTTTAAAAAAGGTGATTTTATAATTGGCTGGAGTGATACCGAAAAATTGGCCTGGGGAATTCTAATATTGTTTGGAGGTGGACTTGCCCTGGCCGAAGGAATGTCTACAAGTGGTATTGTAGATATGGTGGCAAACGCAATTTCTACTAGCGATATAAGTATATTATTTACAGCATCCCTGTTAATACTATTGATGCTCTTCATGACAGAATTAATGAGCAATGTAGCTTTGGTTGCAGTCCTTGCTCCTGTTGTTGCAGGTATAGCAATAGGTCTTGGGGTTCCTGTACTTTATTTATTGATTCCGGTAACCATTGCCAGTAGCTGCGCCTTTATGTTGCCCATGGCCACGCCCCCCAATGCCATAGTTTTTGCCAGTGGATACATAAAGGTATATCAAATGGCAAGGGTGGGAATAGTTCTTAACCTAATCTCGGTGGTATTGCTTATACTATTGTTCCAATTCGTAATTCCCCTGCTCTTCTAA
- a CDS encoding DUF1501 domain-containing protein: MNSLDRLIKEKLQREIQAKTRRHFIKDCVAGMGGLALGSLFMSCNSFLGNNDKAKIALTERDINPLASMAPPFPAKVKSVIYLHMAGAPSQLEMFDYKPTLHKLNNQACPQSLLEGRKFAFIRGVPKLLGPQAEFKQHGESGNWVSNFLPHFSKVVDEVAFLKAVNTDQFNHGPAQLFMHTGSPRLGRPSIGSWVTYGLGSENQNLPGFVVLTSGGKTPDAGKSVWGSGFLPSVYQGVQCRSKGDPVLYIDDPKGITRNLKKSTIDAINNINKKEFDEYSDPEILARINQYEMAYRMQTAVPEVMNINNEPEHIKEMYGVQPGKESFANNCLLARKLVEDGVRFVQLFDWGWDSHGDSHSNAVDLGLRNKCTEIDRPISALLLDLKQRGLLEETLVVWGSEFGRTPMQENREGKEMAFKGRDHHGDAFTMWMAGGGIKKGASWGLTDEIGFSALEGQVSVHDVHATMMHLLGFDHEQFTFDFQGRPFRLTDVEGHVIHEILA, from the coding sequence ATGAACAGTTTGGACCGATTAATAAAAGAAAAGTTACAACGGGAAATACAGGCAAAGACCCGAAGGCATTTTATAAAGGATTGTGTTGCCGGGATGGGAGGTTTGGCCTTAGGTTCCCTTTTTATGTCCTGTAACTCTTTTCTTGGCAACAATGACAAAGCTAAAATTGCACTAACCGAAAGGGACATCAACCCCTTAGCTTCCATGGCTCCCCCTTTCCCTGCCAAGGTAAAATCAGTTATTTATTTGCATATGGCGGGAGCTCCCTCCCAACTGGAAATGTTCGATTACAAGCCTACCCTTCATAAGCTGAACAATCAGGCCTGTCCGCAATCCTTGTTGGAAGGTCGAAAATTTGCCTTCATCCGCGGAGTTCCCAAATTACTTGGACCACAGGCGGAATTTAAGCAGCACGGGGAATCCGGTAATTGGGTCTCCAACTTTCTGCCCCACTTTTCAAAAGTAGTGGATGAAGTTGCCTTCCTTAAAGCGGTAAATACAGATCAATTCAATCACGGGCCCGCCCAATTGTTCATGCATACCGGAAGTCCCAGATTGGGCAGGCCAAGTATAGGATCTTGGGTCACCTACGGTTTGGGGTCCGAAAATCAGAATTTGCCAGGCTTTGTGGTACTTACCTCCGGAGGAAAAACACCGGATGCCGGAAAAAGTGTCTGGGGCAGTGGTTTTTTACCCTCGGTGTACCAAGGAGTCCAATGCCGATCCAAAGGAGATCCGGTACTTTATATAGACGACCCTAAAGGCATTACCCGAAACCTTAAAAAAAGTACCATAGATGCTATAAACAACATCAATAAAAAAGAATTTGACGAATATTCCGATCCAGAGATCCTGGCCAGGATCAATCAGTACGAAATGGCCTACCGTATGCAGACTGCAGTACCAGAGGTCATGAACATCAACAATGAACCAGAGCATATAAAGGAAATGTACGGGGTGCAACCCGGAAAGGAATCCTTTGCCAACAATTGTCTATTGGCCAGAAAACTCGTTGAGGACGGGGTACGATTTGTACAATTATTCGATTGGGGATGGGACAGCCATGGCGACAGTCATTCCAATGCCGTTGATCTTGGGTTAAGAAATAAATGTACAGAAATAGACAGGCCAATTTCAGCACTACTTCTAGACCTTAAACAAAGAGGATTATTGGAAGAAACCTTGGTGGTCTGGGGAAGTGAGTTCGGAAGGACGCCTATGCAGGAAAACAGGGAAGGAAAAGAAATGGCCTTTAAGGGAAGGGACCATCACGGGGATGCCTTCACCATGTGGATGGCCGGAGGGGGCATTAAAAAAGGTGCTAGCTGGGGACTCACCGATGAAATTGGATTTTCCGCTTTGGAAGGACAGGTCTCGGTACACGATGTGCACGCCACTATGATGCACCTTCTGGGTTTTGACCACGAACAATTTACTTTTGACTTTCAAGGAAGGCCCTTCCGTCTTACCGATGTGGAAGGTCATGTAATACACGAAATTCTTGCCTAA
- a CDS encoding PKD domain-containing protein, with protein MKNFYAIVFMSFFALSCTKEDDKEGNTPDEEIDLTACFTSSTDTIALGEALQLTNCSENAVIFSYDFGNNEISNQESPSVTYQQGGSFTITLVVYDDQKHSKTFTKTIFVETPVESYYLFPEIPLGYNGLPIELGIDPLNGNIFYLEKIEDLVNLTISKFYYKELGTNLIPTSNYIADQQFNTENAYVNFLGNGNKNIHFSRTLPELYGSQEVTLNNNWALTATLSSATKYLYGYLKEGANSIFFGTQKDNGTYKAVIENRNANGDAFDVQFKTVGSNNAVLTDMIKTSTGYIAFGATFDKNIILPFISNYSPILVFFDSNLTVTKTAELSNSVLGTQITEANHLNGAYHLIQLSNSSLVAYGNGELSITDSEGNLIKTHYFDVDNKIQAMISLGDSFIISTGDGYLRKFDPTGTEIKKLNYKGSFIPEILEINNKLFFVAGYRTKDTILNIGELSVVKTFYGAVDKDLNLISVESIFN; from the coding sequence ATGAAAAACTTCTACGCAATTGTTTTCATGTCATTTTTTGCACTATCCTGTACCAAAGAGGACGATAAGGAGGGCAACACTCCCGATGAGGAGATAGATTTGACGGCCTGTTTTACGTCAAGCACGGATACCATAGCCCTTGGAGAAGCTTTACAATTGACCAATTGTTCCGAAAATGCCGTTATTTTTTCCTATGATTTTGGTAATAATGAAATAAGCAACCAAGAAAGCCCTTCCGTAACCTATCAGCAAGGAGGCAGTTTTACAATTACCCTAGTTGTCTACGATGACCAAAAACATAGTAAAACCTTTACCAAAACAATTTTTGTGGAAACCCCAGTGGAATCCTATTACCTGTTCCCCGAAATTCCCCTAGGATATAATGGGCTACCAATAGAACTGGGCATTGACCCCCTAAATGGCAATATTTTCTATCTGGAAAAAATCGAGGATCTAGTAAACCTGACCATTTCCAAATTCTACTACAAAGAATTGGGAACCAACCTTATACCTACCTCAAATTATATTGCCGACCAACAGTTCAATACTGAAAATGCCTATGTAAATTTTCTGGGCAACGGTAACAAGAACATCCATTTTTCCCGTACCCTTCCGGAGTTATACGGGTCTCAGGAAGTAACCCTAAATAACAACTGGGCCCTAACAGCTACCTTAAGTTCTGCTACCAAATACCTTTATGGCTATTTAAAAGAAGGTGCAAATTCCATATTCTTCGGAACACAAAAAGACAATGGCACCTATAAAGCAGTTATTGAAAACAGGAATGCCAATGGCGATGCCTTCGATGTACAGTTTAAAACTGTTGGATCCAACAATGCCGTGCTGACCGACATGATCAAGACAAGCACTGGTTATATTGCTTTTGGAGCCACATTCGACAAGAATATCATCCTACCCTTCATTAGCAACTATAGCCCGATTCTAGTGTTTTTCGATTCCAATTTGACCGTTACAAAAACGGCAGAACTTAGTAATTCCGTCTTGGGGACGCAAATCACCGAAGCCAACCATCTAAACGGTGCTTACCACCTCATACAATTGTCCAATAGCAGCTTGGTTGCCTACGGCAATGGCGAGCTCAGCATTACAGATTCGGAAGGAAACCTTATCAAAACCCACTATTTTGATGTAGACAATAAAATCCAAGCAATGATCTCCTTGGGAGATTCTTTTATAATCTCAACAGGCGATGGCTATTTGCGCAAATTCGACCCTACCGGTACGGAAATCAAAAAATTAAATTACAAGGGGAGCTTTATTCCAGAAATATTGGAAATAAACAATAAACTATTTTTTGTTGCCGGTTACCGGACCAAGGATACGATTCTTAACATAGGAGAGCTATCGGTTGTAAAAACATTTTACGGTGCGGTGGACAAAGACCTTAATTTGATAAGCGTGGAGTCCATTTTCAACTAA
- a CDS encoding PSD1 and planctomycete cytochrome C domain-containing protein → MKNKAYLFLLILGAVVLVVSVWNMLQPSDTVDFSADIKPILNKNCITCHGGVKKSGGFSLLFEDEAFANTESGTPAIIPGNAAKSPFIQRLKEDDPELRMPYKKSKLSKEEIDLLTKWVDQGAKWGKHWAYSLPEKVEIPETTQSAGISSGDSQGFIQNDIDHFILRTLENNNLEPSPAAERNVIARRLSMDITGLPPDDSLFNDFTAGKITYENMVDELLSQDGYGEKWASWWLDQARYADTKGYESDMGRTMWQYRDWVIRAFNQDMPYDQFTIEQLAGDLLPQPSVDQLIATAFHRNTMNNGEGGTDDEEFRVAAVIDRVNTTFEVWQSTTIGCVQCHSHTYDPFKNKEYYNLMAFFNNSRDEDTSEDEPTLKFYTPDQKMEIKKIVDWISNHGSPQIAEKYQNFLTYTEPIYHSHLIKKFENGNVEGRLSLRDNGFCFLNNVYTQGAGYMYLKYSSGLDGTTMTIRKDNAEGEILSQFVINKTSGNLVRKVPFKKTNEKLNLYIETDNNSVSPKSALGYFTWFAFLPDMPDDPVAEYSTIEDTLLKLLNTDTASLPIMVENPDYRNRITQVFERGSWLMKTDTVQPGTPKSLNAWNDAWPKNRLGLSRWLVSKENPLTARTLVNKVWQQIYGRGIVASLEDMGSQSDPPSHPELFDWLALRFMNEHNWSIKALVKDIVMSGTYRQSSKNNAKLYNLDPENRLYARGPRIRLSAEQIRDQALAVSGLLSTKMYGPSVMPPQPDGIWQTVYNGGNWVESKGEDKYRKGVYTYLKRTSPYPSFLTFDAGSREVSTVRRTVTNTPLQALVTLNDPVYLETAYHLAKFMGQSKGVDKSIREGYKKAVLADISEEKLSALKELYNSSLSDFQEKPKNVKEFIPFETDTDANLAALTVVANAIMNLDEFLTKS, encoded by the coding sequence ATGAAAAATAAGGCATATTTATTCCTATTGATATTGGGGGCAGTTGTGCTTGTTGTTTCCGTTTGGAATATGTTGCAACCTTCCGATACGGTTGATTTTAGTGCCGATATAAAACCCATCTTAAACAAGAACTGTATTACCTGTCACGGCGGGGTTAAAAAAAGTGGTGGTTTTAGTCTTTTATTCGAAGATGAGGCCTTTGCCAATACAGAATCCGGGACTCCGGCCATTATACCTGGTAATGCTGCCAAAAGTCCGTTTATCCAACGATTAAAGGAAGATGACCCAGAATTACGGATGCCCTATAAGAAGTCCAAACTATCAAAAGAGGAAATTGACCTATTGACCAAATGGGTAGATCAAGGCGCTAAATGGGGCAAGCATTGGGCCTATTCTTTGCCTGAAAAAGTGGAAATTCCGGAAACAACGCAATCCGCAGGTATCTCTTCAGGGGATTCTCAGGGTTTTATCCAAAATGACATAGACCACTTTATTTTAAGGACTTTGGAAAATAACAACTTGGAACCTAGTCCTGCAGCAGAGCGCAATGTAATAGCCAGAAGACTTTCCATGGACATAACCGGACTTCCACCAGACGATTCCTTGTTTAATGATTTTACCGCCGGAAAGATTACCTATGAAAATATGGTGGACGAGCTGTTGTCCCAAGATGGTTATGGTGAAAAGTGGGCCAGTTGGTGGTTGGACCAAGCCCGCTATGCCGATACCAAAGGTTATGAAAGTGATATGGGGAGGACTATGTGGCAATATCGTGATTGGGTAATAAGGGCCTTCAATCAGGATATGCCCTATGACCAGTTTACCATTGAGCAGTTGGCCGGTGATCTTTTACCTCAACCATCCGTTGACCAACTCATTGCAACGGCTTTCCATAGAAACACCATGAATAACGGAGAAGGAGGAACAGATGATGAAGAGTTTAGGGTAGCTGCGGTAATAGACAGAGTAAATACCACTTTTGAGGTATGGCAGAGCACCACTATAGGCTGCGTACAATGTCATAGTCATACTTATGACCCCTTTAAAAATAAAGAGTATTACAATCTCATGGCATTTTTCAACAATTCCAGGGATGAAGATACTTCTGAAGATGAACCTACTCTAAAATTTTATACTCCGGACCAAAAAATGGAGATAAAAAAGATAGTAGATTGGATTTCCAACCACGGCAGTCCCCAAATTGCCGAAAAATATCAGAACTTCCTCACCTACACCGAACCAATTTACCATTCGCATTTAATAAAAAAATTCGAAAATGGTAACGTAGAAGGAAGGCTTTCCTTAAGGGATAATGGTTTCTGTTTTTTAAATAATGTATACACTCAAGGTGCGGGGTATATGTATTTAAAATATTCTTCGGGATTAGACGGCACTACTATGACGATAAGAAAGGATAATGCCGAGGGAGAAATTCTATCCCAGTTTGTCATTAACAAAACTTCTGGCAACTTAGTACGAAAAGTTCCATTTAAAAAAACCAACGAAAAGCTAAACCTTTATATAGAAACGGATAACAATAGTGTCTCACCTAAATCTGCCTTGGGATATTTTACATGGTTTGCCTTTCTTCCCGATATGCCTGATGATCCGGTAGCCGAATATTCTACCATTGAAGATACCTTATTAAAATTATTAAATACAGATACAGCCTCCTTACCTATAATGGTTGAAAACCCGGACTATAGAAACCGGATCACCCAAGTTTTTGAGCGGGGTAGTTGGCTTATGAAAACCGATACAGTACAACCAGGAACTCCCAAAAGCCTCAACGCTTGGAACGATGCCTGGCCAAAAAATAGGTTGGGACTCTCCAGATGGCTTGTCAGTAAGGAGAACCCGCTAACGGCTAGGACTTTGGTCAATAAGGTGTGGCAGCAAATTTATGGCCGGGGCATAGTAGCTTCCTTAGAGGATATGGGCTCCCAATCCGATCCGCCTTCCCATCCAGAATTATTCGATTGGCTGGCTTTAAGATTTATGAACGAGCACAATTGGAGTATAAAAGCCTTGGTGAAAGATATTGTGATGAGCGGCACTTACAGGCAGAGTTCCAAAAACAACGCCAAATTATACAATTTGGATCCTGAAAACCGACTCTATGCCCGCGGCCCTAGAATACGCTTAAGTGCAGAGCAAATTCGCGATCAGGCCCTGGCCGTATCAGGGCTTTTAAGCACCAAAATGTACGGTCCAAGTGTTATGCCACCCCAACCGGATGGTATTTGGCAAACGGTATACAATGGTGGTAATTGGGTGGAAAGTAAAGGAGAGGACAAGTATAGGAAAGGCGTATACACCTATTTAAAAAGAACCAGCCCCTACCCTTCCTTCCTCACTTTTGACGCAGGCAGCAGAGAGGTATCAACGGTACGTAGAACGGTGACCAATACCCCATTACAGGCCTTGGTTACCCTAAACGATCCAGTATATCTGGAAACTGCCTATCATTTGGCTAAATTTATGGGCCAGAGCAAAGGTGTAGACAAAAGCATACGGGAGGGATACAAGAAAGCCGTTTTGGCGGACATTAGCGAAGAAAAATTAAGCGCCTTAAAAGAATTGTACAACAGTTCCCTTTCCGATTTTCAAGAAAAACCAAAGAATGTTAAGGAATTTATTCCTTTTGAAACCGATACAGATGCCAATTTAGCAGCATTGACCGTAGTGGCCAATGCCATTATGAACTTGGATGAGTTTTTAACAAAATCGTAG